In Mytilus edulis chromosome 8, xbMytEdul2.2, whole genome shotgun sequence, the genomic window TGTCTGCCAATCAAGACaaattacattcaaaattaaattatttaatatataaacaaattaacaaacataCATTTATTAATGGTAAAGCCCTacatttacaatgtacatgtaattggagagaatacaaatatcaattttaaaagttattggTTTGAATGACCGGAGACACCACCGTATTGATAACCTTCAGCCAATCTGATGCAACTTTACCGAAAAATTTGCATATTATATGTACAAACAAAAAACCATGTTACTTGTAAAACGCCAATGAAAGAACATCGGGGAAAGAATTGATATAAAAACATTCACCTGGACATGATGTAACATGaatttttttatctatattttaagtaaaattttcattttcaggcaaaaaatagaccaaaacataaTTACATGAAAAAACAATCGGATATAACAGCATCAATGAGGAGCATTCTGGTAGATTGGTTAGTTGAAGTATCTGAAGAATACAAGCTGCACAGAGAAACTTTATTCTTAGCTGTAAACTACATTGATAGATTTCTATCCTACATGTCTGTACAGAGAGGAAAACTTCAACTTGTTGGAGCTGCCAGCATGTTTCTTGCATCGTAAGATATTTTTACTCAAATTCCTTGcagaataatttgaaaaaatacccattaaaacttattttttttggttcattacacatacatgtacatggtatgGTAAGGGTTTTTTTTGCAACAGAAAATCAACATGCATGCATTTTGTTATTGCCTTCACAAAATTATTTGAATACAATAATTACTATACATGAGCCTTTTGAGGGGTTATATTTAGAAAGCTTAGCAATAGCTCATAGGGCATTTCATTTATTTATGGCTGCTAAGAAAGTTGGACAGATGGTTGTTTAAAAATGGAAGACAAGTCTGAGTGTCATTGATCATTTCTAAAgctttatatatgatattttttttctttagaaaatatGAGGAAATCTACCCACCAGATGTTGGAGAATTTGCCTATATCACAGATGACACCTACACAAAACAACAGGTATGGAAACACAAGTTTAAGGGTACCGGTAGTTCTTTGTGAAATTGTCATAAATTTCTTCCAGTTATTGATGATGTGCAATAGATTTTCTCAAATCTGTAGAACTCGGGATAAATGTTCCATACATTTTGCCAATTAAAGTTACTTGTGGCTAAACtgttattttcattaaatacaGAATTGTTTTTGAGCAAAATGTGGAAATAAACTGAGGTGTACAGTGGATTCATTAGTTGCACATAGTTTTGCATGCGTGAAAATTTTCATCTGATGCatgcaaaatattgaaatagaaaatttAGCCTTTTAATTCATTATCTTTCCACTTGTGAACATCAACATTTTAACGGATTATTTTTCATCATACAATGTatgttatttaaattatttaaaacatattacTATTTTCCAGATAACCAATAGTCTTAATTTTTGCTTTGTCTAGGTATTGAGAATGGAACACCTTGTTCTGAAGGTTTTGACATTTGATGTAGCTGTACCAACAACAAATTGGTTTTGTGATCACTTCCTGACAGACTCTGATGCTGACGATAAAGTCAAAGCCTTGTCTAtggtaaaaaattatattttgattattgtttCTTGATTTAGAACTGAAATGTTGTCAGCTGATCAACTATTAAACGATTAAATATGGTTTTTCGAAACAGAGAGTCTTTCTCTGCTACATTTTCATCAAATgcatgaaattaaaaattatcacaaagaaaaaagatcaaaggaTAAATAAACATAactgtatatatacataatttaacaaaaacaaatttcactTGCTGAAATTACTTTACAAAGCATGGTGCTATTTATTGTTTGTGATTAGCTTGAATGGTATAGGTTCATTTGGTTGACTATCTTTGAATCATTTCAGTACTTTTGATGCTTTATAAGTATATTTTAAGGTtgtatattttagattttaaactcTGATTGCAGGTTCATATGTCGTTGTATTAATAGGAAGTGTTATTTTTCAGTTCTTAGCAGAAAATACATTAATAGAAGCCGATACTTTCTTGAAATACCTTCCTAGTCAAATAGCAGCTGCCTGTATATGTTTAGCTAGATTTTCTTTAGGACAAGAACCCTGGGTAAGATTACTAAAAATTATGATGGTGACTGACCATTCAGTATAACAACCTTTTCATATTTTGAAGAAAGAGTTTTTGATTGAAAAACAGACTTCCAGAAAAAGCGTCGACTAATATAttagttttcaatataaaatagttttgtGTTGCAACTCTCATTGCAATTGTAATTTTATTGGTTAAGATAAGTGTTCCCAGTATATTCTAGTacttagaaaaaaagaaatatactgtacttaaaacaaaaaacaagaatgtgtccaaattacacggatgcctcatccgcattatcattttctatagtcagtggaccgtgaaattggaataaaatctctaatttggtattaaaatttgaaaggtcatatcatagggaacatgtttactaagtttcaagttgatcggacttaaatttcatcaaaaactaccttgaccaaaaaatttatCCTGAAACGGGACTGAAGGACAGACAATCCAGAAAACAcaatgccaataaatggggcataaaaaaaagttACTTCACAAAAAACTATTTTGCTCAAAATAAGGTTGTACATAATTAAACCCACAAAATGAATTACTGCACAAACAATTGATTGTTCCTTGTCATAGATATTCTAAAAAATAAGCAAACTGCCAAAATATGTAAACCTGAACCTGTTTGACATGTCATTATTAAAATATGCTTCTTTACTTTTTAGCCCCAAACCCTGATAAAGTCCAGTGGTTATGAAGTAGGACATTTTGTTGACTGTTTGAAAGACCTTCATAAACTGTACCTTAATGCTGACAAGAGTCCACAACAGTCAGTAGTTGAAAAATACAGAAGTACAAAGTAAGTAATGGATAAATTGTTGGCAAAAACCCTGTTTGTTTCTTATATACTACCCCTGTTTGTTTCTTATATACTACCTATGCTATCTTTGGCATCATAAATTCTTTGCATTTCTGGACAAATCAATAGCCAATTCATAGTTTTACTTCTCAAAGATTATTtaaaacatgaaaaccaaatgtTGAGTAAAAATTTTCAAGCATTTCTCTAGAAATGTAGTGTAGCGTTTTTGATATGATTTGAAGACCTGAAAAGAAAATGTAACCAAATGTGACTTCTATGATAAACTTGTCAACAGATAaaaggtatgagtgccaataagaactcTATCCAAGTcgcaatgtgtaaaaagtaaaccattaaaggtcaaagtgcAGTCTAAcacaaagccttggctcacaccaaacagtagGATATAAGAGGCCCAAAATTAATGAGTTAAACTTTCCAACAGTAAAAACAACTGTtcaatctgtttaaaaaaaacagaaacatatgaactcaacaaatgacaaccactttATAACAGGTTCCTGACATAGAAAAGGTGCAGTCAAGACTAATTTTAAACTAAAAATTTTTTGGGCAAAAAACTTCGATTGTCAAAATCTTGAAATAAACACTAACTCTAACTACAATAGTCAATGAATGGAATAACAACCATGTTCAAGTTATTTTGTTCTATTGTAATACTCATAAAAACATTAATGGTGGACAGCTAGGAAATAGGTTGTTTTCGAATGACCTGTTAAGCCAGTTTCACATTCCTTTatttaaaattgtatgttttttctTTCAGGTATGAAGAAATCTCAAATTTCCAGAAGTTCCCCCCTCCAGCCAGTCTGCCTCTGGTTGTGTAGAGACTACTGTCCTATATTTACCACAGTTCTTTCATCAACACCAGGTTATGATCAGCTTTGTGGCCGTGACTATGTGTGGGAAATTATTTATTGACAATTCTTGTTCCTTTCCCATACCTTTCAGGTGCAATAAGGAAGGCAGCTCCTATTTCATGTGTGTGATGTGTATGTTTCTGATGAATGTGTGTGTATGTTGATGTGGTTGTGAATTTGTGTAAAAGATAATATAAAGGTATGACTCCTCATTGCTAATCATGATTTTAAACAATGCATGTTCTCTCATAAGTCATGTatgaatgaattttaaaaattaccaaagCCATTTACAtgcaattctttttttatatttttacctctttttaatttttttttaaaaatggcatgaatttgatttttagttgacttttatttttaaaagtttattcgATTGCATAACTATTGTCTCACAGAATCTCCTTCAAAAGATTTTTACTATCTGTTTATTACATTGTTTTTACATGtcaattttgtgttgtttttatcCACGAAGTTAAAATCCTATTTGTAACTTTATGAAATACGCAAGTTATACATTCTTAGTGCTCCGATTTGTTTTTCGACATCTTTTTTCTCGAAATAATTTTGATGGAGGTTTTTAAGGACATTGTTTGCCATAATCATTGCATAAATTTTATTAAGTTGACGCTTATTTTTATTACTAGTTGTATATTATCATGTAAACTGTAAATATTCATGTACaagaacaaatatattttaaattaaaatctgtcttttgttttatttgtaaatagatCATATGGTTGTGGGTTTTTATGAATAAGTTGGTCTTTGAAGTTAAAATCATTGGAGCACTTGTTTTGGCATAAATCGATTCATTGACCATTTTATtgtgttttgaaaaataaaagcattttaaATAATCTTGTATTGAATTATGTCAAGATATTCAACTTTTCtctaaataagatgtggtatgactgccaatgattaCTTCACCAGAAACCAAATGATAAAGTAactgtatagccttcaacaatgagcaaaatctacACCACACAGCAATTTATCCTTATATAGTGGTGTTCTTTTGTATGTGTATGTAAAAATCGTTACATTAAATTTTGATTACATGTGTCATCTACAAAAATCTTGCACAAGGGAAATAATCTAAAGGTTTTTCACAATTGTCCATGCATTGTGgacgaaaaatatatatttcatattctgaTATATTTTAAGCACTTGGAATTATTGTTGGGATGCCTCTATCTGAAATGTGAAATGAAACGGTCCAGTTGTATGTAATAAATATTGGTGCTCCTAGGTCCAACATTTGGGACCTTAGGAGACGTGGACAGGGTGCAAACTATGAATGGAGTTTGAATTTAGATGTATTATATTCTAAAGCTATAAAGAACTGATGTACAATTTGGCAAATAACTGCTGTAGGTTCTGAAAACTGGGCCATGTAGCAACTGATCCCAGTCATAATGCATACCACCCCAGGTTTCTCAAATTGCTATCGAGCCTGTGAAAATTTCTCCTATaacctatacatttttttttaacattagaGGCCTTGGATATCTTTTTTTTCTCCTGTACACTATTGCTGAATCTTATTGACTGTCAAaagataattggtatgcagttgaatAAGCATTGGCACTTCTCATTTCCATTGGAAATAATTTGTTGTGTCCCcctagtcatggtctattgattttgaaatttccCCCTCTTTTTCATGTTGGTTTTGtgatcactgtgcttaaacggctgtgggtaacttaagttacccacagcccaagatggcggactctaaactcgttgatatttaattcatacaaaatgtaccttttgcgacgtttttcatgcagaatgtaaatatttataggattattgaataaggaaatgactaacaattaccataaatttgttaatatagagttcactaaagcgcaaggtcaactttaaaaaatgcataagatgtccgtaactttttgatcgaaactaagcagactgtccgtaactttatttttagatgtgggtaacttttgatttaaaattttaagaattatagtttcaacaattagaagacaattaacatcatatttgtaaccttcgcggccgtttatactactcattcaccaccaaatgtaattttatta contains:
- the LOC139485560 gene encoding G2/mitotic-specific cyclin-A-like; the encoded protein is MSFVFGSTIQDENVENQGRRGKRVEQGVTTRNNAPKRAALGVITNQVRVQPRRAAKPSKAGGNDENAYPKQAKVFGQENQPFTIFVDDNVAASKPLSKPSNNGGKLKLSQSITALPARHQPISAANDIICVDDSIEESPMVLDTTHEEMEDKKPLDRESIITMVPEYVEEIYAHLREAEAKNRPKHNYMKKQSDITASMRSILVDWLVEVSEEYKLHRETLFLAVNYIDRFLSYMSVQRGKLQLVGAASMFLASKYEEIYPPDVGEFAYITDDTYTKQQVLRMEHLVLKVLTFDVAVPTTNWFCDHFLTDSDADDKVKALSMFLAENTLIEADTFLKYLPSQIAAACICLARFSLGQEPWPQTLIKSSGYEVGHFVDCLKDLHKLYLNADKSPQQSVVEKYRSTKYEEISNFQKFPPPASLPLVV